ttatgtaggaacaggaggaggcccatttagaccctcaagcctgttacataggaagagaaggaggcacattcagccccttgagcctgttacataggaacaggaggtggcccagtcagccactcgagcctattagataggaacaggaggaggcccattcagtccctcgagcctgctacataggaagaggaggaggcccaataAGTTTCTCGAatcagttacataggaacaggaggaggcccattcagcccgttaaACCTGTTACGTAGGACCAGGGGGAGACCCATTCAGGCTCTTGAGTctgttacatggatgaacttcaacaattgtgcatcccagtctggagtaaaagtaaaaaggggaaggtggctcaaccgtggcaaacaagggaaattagggatagagttaaatccaagaaagaggcatataaattggcgagaaaaagcaggatacctgaggactgggagaaatttagaattcagcagaggaagacaaagtgtCTAATTAGaagagggaaaataaagtatgagaggaatcttgcatggaacataaaaactgactgcaaaagcatctgtagatatatgaagagaaaaagattagtgaagactaacgtaggtcctttgcagacagaatcaggtgaattcccaatgggaaacaaataaatggcagacaattgaacaaatactttggatctgtcttcactaaggaagacacaaataaccttccggaaatactaggggtttgaggttCTAGCGAAAAgaagcaactgaaggaaatccttattcgtcaggaaattgtattaaggaaattgatgggattgaacgatctattagttcttggatctcctgatcattttcatcaaaccagtcctgagtaaccaagtgtctcttcacaggcactggttatggagacctggagggcagaccaagtgctgtgggcattcagcatctcagggtcgtcaaggcacgccagattagctgtgaggcgctggctgtataggactctcttagctgggtctttaagtgccccggaatTAACTTTATTGTGgcgctgcttctgctgtcccctctgctttggggctatggttatattgatgatggatcggattaggcaatggtccgtccagcagtcattagctcctgtcatggcgcgggtgctgcgcacatctttgcgatccctggctcaaacgatgacatagtcgagcagatgccagcgtttggagcgagggtgttgccacgatgccttgtatgtgtccctctggcagaacagggtgttggtaatgaggagttcgtgttctagacattttgtcaggagtagggtaccactggagttggctttccctaccccctctctgccaatcacgtctccccagagggctgtgtctttcccgaccctggcattaaaatcaccgaggaggatcagttagtTGCCTgttgggacgcgggacagggatgtttcgaagttggaataaaaaccctctttagactcatctgttgcatcgagtgttggggtgtacgcactgatgattgtggcgcattggttccgggatagagtaatgcgaagagtcatgaggtgctcATTAACcccgcaaggggagtctttgaggcggtcgaccagttcatttttgactgcgaagccgactccatgaatgcAGCGgtcttcttcctctggttttcctttccagaaaaaggtgtaacctccaccatgttccttgagctggctttcccctgcccaccgggtctcacttagggcggcgatgccaATGTCAAaaagtctaagttcctgggcaattatggcggtgcggcgttccggcttgttgctgttggaattgtccaagtGGGTCCTGACGTTGTAGGTCCCAAACCTCATAttggcgaagtggaagatgcctgtacgtgagctCTTTTAacgtgcacaccggcaaccacacgggcttagctgagcaaggtcttggtcgagtggcaagggGGTCGaagccgactggagaccaggcactgctgtatgggcctaattgcctacggcgaggtgttggccgcaaactcgccgccgagtagcgccattgatggtaggtggccccagACTTGGTTGGAGGGCAGCATTAGGAAGGTCAACTGTCCGCTGGGGTTCTGAGGGATGTTtcggaaagtttcttccaaggttaaagatttccccaaaggtttccaagttgttttaaaaatttaggagtttaaaagtatttccaaatatatttttaaaaagttacacaggtttaataaatagattaaaagtttgttaaaagttgattaaaaaaaatctaaaatgtaaatcaagttgttaGTGTTCACCGCTGGCGACCTCGGGCAGGTTGAGGTGACCCGGAGTACGAGGCTAGGTCGGGTCCTCTGGCTAAAGGGACCTGGAGTACGAGGTTGGGTcaggcctgggattgcagcgggccgtgagtggggaggccattcggcctgggattgcagcgggccaAGGCTTTCGGGCCCCCGGCggcgtccaggcattcgggccccctttgGAGATGACTGGACTACTACATCcctacagtgctccaggtgtggtctagccaggactTTGTACATcatgggagtcccttcggccagccgaccCGGCCCAACGACACAATCCGGGTTCCTTCGGCCAGCCGGTCCAGCCCAACgacacactccaggtcccttcggccagccggcccagcccaatgacacactctgggtcccttcggccagccggcccagcccaacgacacattctgggtcccttcggccagccagcccagcccaacgacacactccaggtcccttcggccagccggcccggcccaacgacacaATCCGGGTTCCTTCGGCCAGCCGGTCCAGCCCAACgacacactccaggtcccttcggccagccggcccggcccaacgacacaATCCGGGTTCCTTCGGCCAGCCGGTCCAGCCCAACgacacactccgggtcccttcggccagccagcccagcccaacgacacactccaggtcccttcggccagccggcccggcccaacgacacaATCCGGGTTCCTTCGGCCAGCCGAACgacacactccaggtcccttcggccagccggcccggcccaacgacacaATCCGGGTTCCTTCGGCCAGCCGGTCCAGCCCAACgacacactccgggtcccttcggccagccggcccagcccaacgatacactccgggtcccttcggccagccggcccagcccaacgacacactctgggtcccttcggccagccggcccagcCCAACGACACACTCCGGGTCTCTTCGGCCAGCCAGCCCAGTCCAACgacacactccgggtcccttcggccagccggcccagcccaacgacacactccgggtctcttcggccagccggcccagcccaacgacacactctgggtcccttcggccagccggcccagcCCAACGACACACTCCGGGTCTCTTCGGCCAGCCGGCCAAGTCCAACGACAcactctgggtcccttcggccagccggcccagtCCAACGACACacactgggtcccttcagccagccagcccagcccaATGTCTTTAAGCAGTAGATATACAGCGAAATAATCTGGGTAGAGACATAATCTCTATTGTTCCTTTCGATCCTGGCTCTATCTACAAATTATTAATAAATGTtcaagatctttatagttctctaaTTATGCACACTGATTCATTATGGCATGACAAGTGTTATTGTGAACAATACCCCAGAAATGAGATAGCTCCGACAATTCCAGATGGTCAATCTGTTTACCCATTAATCATACAACTAATCATCTCAGTCCCCATTATttcgaccctctggtccatccagcatgCCCCATACAACTATGATACCTTGTGCAACACAATATTTACACTCCATTTCACTGtaaaccatgtgatctcccggtAGAGGCAAAATACAGATAAAAAGCTAGGCCAATTTGGGAAATAAAAACTCTGGGATATTTCTCTCTGACCCTCTTTCGGCACCTGAAACTAGTCAAGGACACAGTTATCCAAGAGATGCATAGTGTACATGACTTCAATCCATATAAAATGAAACCGTTTGTAACATAACATGTTGTAACTACTCTAGTCATCGTATTTGAATCCAGTGATGAAAGATATGACTCTAGGAAACACGGAGATTGTGCCCCAAACTATGACACCAATAGtgaccattaaaaaaaaatcaatttcctCCAAAGCCTCAGTACTAGTATCAGAGGCTAACCTATACCTCGATATCTCCCAGTGCTACTTCCTGAGATGAAAGGTCTCAGCTAATTCGTCTTGGTCTGTGAGACTGGGCACTTGATCAGATCATAGGGCTTGATGTGAGCTAACCCATGTCTGTAGAAAACTATAGCAGACCTGAGTTGGTTCTTCTGTTGTAGGAGTGGCTGTTTCCAGGATTTGCTCACCTATCTGTGGCCTTCCTTGCTACTCTGACCACTGTGGCCATATTGTGTAGGCAAAGGACTTTCCTGGTAATTTAAGTTACAATGAGGAGTGGCAATGAGTATCCTAGCTTGGTTTGTCTTGTGCTACTCAAAAATGCAGACCAAAGTTGCTGGTGGAGCTAAAGGTGTCAAGTGCTGCCAGTTTAACGGTCCGGTCACTTGACCCATACCAATGCAttcccgctgacacctgggagtccctggcccaagaccgccctaagtggaggaagtgcatcgagagggcgctgagcacctcaagtctaaacgttaagaacatgcagaaatcaagcgcagacagcggaaagagcgtgcggcaaacctgtcccacccaccccttccctcaacgactatctgtcccacctgtgacagagtctgtggctctcgtattggactgttcagtcactaaagaactcaattcaggagtggaagcaagtcttcctcgattccgaggcactgcctgtgatgatgatcaaAAGAGACAAACGTGAAGCTGGCTGTGTATCCAAGGGTGCTGGTTGAGATTTGCTCCTGTGAGATATTCTGTTTAGCGTGGGCAAAACACCTGGATAACACTCATTATCTCATTTGCAAAATAAACCTTAAAGACAGTGATCAAGGACACCCACCACCCCAGGAAACACTTCAATACATTTGGAACAGTGCTTACAGCCAGGTGATCATGCTCCCTATTTGATTAATCTTTTTGTGATGAGTAAGAGAGAAAACTGTCCTCCTCCAAATTGTAGCTAACAAACTACAACAATTTATGAATAAAGTGAAATATCGAGGGGTGAAATTCGACTTCGGCGTGGGTGCGAAACGACCGATCCGCTACCGCTCGTTTTGCGCCCCAGCCAAAGTTGAATTTCATCCTCCTTTATCTCTAATGGTGCTATTAGGAATGAGTTAGGCATGCACAAGATCATCAGATATGTTGTTGATGCTGCAGGGCGGGTTAGGCTTTCACAACCTGAAAGCTGAGGTCGCCTCCAGCACCGCGACGTCACAATCAGCTTAAGTCAAAAAACCGCTGCGTTTTTTCCGTGCTGTAATGTGCCGCTGTGTACAGTCACTCCTGCGGATGCAGAGTATGGACAATTTGACTTGTCTCTAATTTTAACCACTTCCTTTCATTCCTTGCATCAATTGTGACATTTTTACCATACCAATCATATTTGAGGGCTGGCTCCAGATAGTCTTTCACACGGGTGGCCTTTTGATGGAGGTTTAATAATCCTTCGTTCATTTATAACTGGTACTTGCTCCCCAGTCCCTGGAGACAAGACAAGCCCATAGATTGAAAAGGTTATTTAGTCGACATATGCTTAGTGTTCTCGCACGATGTTTTGCTGTTTATACTGTCGCCGTTAGTGTCTCAGTTTAGATTGAATTTACGGCAAATTTTGGCGTTTCTCATTCTTAAGACTGACAGTTTTTACGGATGATCTTCCAGTTACAGTTTCTGATTTTATTGAGTCTATTGATCTACTTTCTACTTCTAGCGCATAAACATAATCCAGGATCCGTAGATCTAACTTATATTACAAAGTTTGCATTTCCTAATCCTGGTTCTGGCGTGTTGTTACAGTGGGACAATTAGGATCTATTCTAATTGTATCTCGAAGTTAACTATAAAATAACGTGTTTTTACTCTACAATTAAATCAATCCAGCCAGAAAAGGCTTAAATTCAGCAGGCCTGAAATCAGTAGGCTGAGAGGATAATAGATTGTAAAAGCTTTAGGAGAtatttctcaagaaaaatatattccagtgaggaggaaagggtgtaagagaaaagatagccatccgtggctaacgaaagaaataaaagacggtattcaattaaaaacaagggcatacaaagtggccaaaactagtgggaggacagaagattgagaagcttttaaaagccagcaaagaatgactaaaaaaaatgattaagaaaggaaagatagactatgaaagtaaactagcacaaaatataaaaacagatagcaaaagtttctataggtatacaaaaaggaaaagaatggctaaaataaaggttggttccttagaagaagagaccgggtaattagtaatggggaacatggagatggcagaaactctgaacaaatattttgtttcagtctttacagtagagggcactaataatatcccaacagtggatagtcaaggggctataggggggcggggggggggggggaggaaaaggttactgcacaagataaaagttcactgggttgggggtaatatattagcatggatagaagattggctaatgaacagaaaacagagagtcgggataaatggttcattctctggttggcaatcagtaactagtggggtgccgcagggatcagtgctgggaccccaactatttacaatctacattaacgacatggaagaagggaccgagtgtaacgtagctaaatttgctgatgatacaaagatgggaggaaaagcaatgtgtgaggaggacacaacacatctgcaaaaggactgctaagtgagtgggcaaagatttggcagatggagtataatgttggaaagtgtgaggtcatgcacgttggcagaaaaaaaatctaagagcaagttattatttaaatggagaaagattgcaaagtgctgcagttctgcaggacctgggggtacttgtgcatgaaacataaaagtttagtatgcaggtacagcaattgatcaggaaggccaatggtatcttggcctttattgcaaacaggatggtgtataaaatcagggaagtcttgctagttatacagggtatttaggtgaggccacacctggaatactgcatgcagttttgtttctaTATTTACGTAAGGTTTGGagaaagttgattccagagatgagggagttgacttatgaggaaaggttgaggttaggcccctactcattgaaattcagaagaatgagaggtgatcttatcaaaacagagaagattatgagggagcttgacaaggtggatgcagaaagaatgttttcaCTGATGTGAGAgatcagaactagagggcataatcttagaataaggggctgcccatttaaaactgagatgaggagaaatttattttctcagagggttgtggaattcgctgcctcagagagctgggtcttaaagaaatttaagacagagatacagtttcttaaacggcaagggaataagggatatggggagccggcagggaagtggaactgagtccatgatcgtattaaatggcggagcaggctcgagtggccgtatggccaacacctgctcctatttcttatattcttaaagggAAATCTGGATCATCTTTTCAAATTGAACAAACGGACGCAGGTGAAAACTGGGAGAGGCAAATTTAGAACCGTCAGGAAATTCCTCGGTGATGAACACatagattaaaaaaaaactgatttaGCAACATTACACGCTGCGATGGGACAAGATACTTCCTAAGCGAATGGACTAAAATGGTTTGAATAATCGTCTTCATCTATCAATTTTGCCAAATACATTGGAGCGAGAAAAAAAAACCATTTCAATTCGTAGCCATTTCTCAACACACGGCGGGTTAGTGAAACTCTTGGATGGGGACGAAGTTAAAGGTTCCAGAAGCTGGAACTAGAAACGTTCTCACCTCCCCCCAACTGGGAATCAAAAGAATGCATTATATATAAAGACATGGGAAATGGCAAGCGGCCGGGCCTGACTGCTTCCTGAACCACTTCAATAGAAATAAACATACAACTTCATATATCGTGTCATAATTTCCCCCTTTTTATTAAATCAAACTTTTAACACGTATGTATGGTTACTACATTTGTGCATATCTGCTACATTTTAGGTTAACATAGTGCGACTTATTACGGCCCCTTCGTCACGAATTAGCGGCCCTGAAAAGAGCCAGTGTTATGATCTACCAACTCTTCCGATTTAACGCTGGCCGGCGGGGTCTGTGCGGCTGGAGTTTCAGTCGGGCGCCTGGCCACCCTCCGCACTTTGGTCACTTTCCACCTGGCTCCCTTACGCAAAACGACGGGTCTTCTCCCGCGCCGGCTCTTCGTCGCCACCTTACGCTTCTTCCTGGCTGCCGCCGGTCGCTTGGGCTTCTTGGCCGGTCTCTTGACCGCCGCCCTTCTCCTGCGGGAGGCCTGGCCGGCCGGCTGCGACTCTTTGGCCGCCGCCACTTCCACATTATTGCCGAGCTTGACCGAGGCGATCGCGTCTCCGGCCGTCCGCACCATCGAACACTTGGCCACCAGACCCCGAACGGCCCGGCTGAGGCGCGAGTCGTGGCGTGTCACCTTGCAACCACTGGCCGACAGCATCTTCTTCATGGTGGCCATCGATAGGCCGCGGCGCTGCCGGGTGGCCGCCACCGCCTTCATGATCTGCTCGGCCACCGTGCAGCCGAACTTCTTGTGGCGGTACGGCCGTCGCTTCTTCTTCACCTCCCCCGCAATGTTCAGCGACCCCACCTCGTCCGGGGAAGACAGCGGCAGAacaggagcaaccggaggaggcaAGGTTGCCGGAGCAGACTGGTCCCTTCCCATCCCGTCCTGTTCGGTATCTAGCATCAGATCGGCGCACTTGGTTATAGCTCTTCACTCTCGCTGCTGCTTCTTCTCCTTCACTCCGTTCCCGGGCAGCCGCGGCCGCTCTGTGCCCCCGGCCACCAGAGCATTGCCTCTTAAAGCCGCAGCGCGGACTCGTTCGACTCAATCCGACGCGCAGGCCACGCCCACTCAAGCCCCGCCCACTTGCCCCACCCACGCAAGCCCCGCCCACTTACCTCACAGAGGCCACGCCCACTTGCCCCACCCACGCAAGCCCCGCCCACTTACCTCACAGAGGCCACGCCAGCTCGCCCCGCCCACTTGCCCCACCACACAGGCCCCGCCCACTTGTCTCACACAGGCCCCGCCAGCTCGCCCCGCCCACCCACACAGGCCCCGCCCACATGCCCCACCCACACAGGCCCTGTCCACTTGCCTCACACATAAGCGCTTCAACCTTTTCCTTTGCACTCTACATGCTgaactccaccatcattgaggatggggatattcctaGAGCCTCCCCCTCCGAACCACCAATCAtgcctggatgtggcaggactgcagatctgatccgttggttgtgcgatcacttagctctgtcaagaGAATGCTTCTTCCTCTGTTCAGCCTGCATATATACCtcagcttcctcaggttggcacctcatttttaggtacgcctggtgatgCTTTTGGCATGCtcatctacactcctcattgaaccagggttagtcataagaataaaagaaataggagcaggagtaggccatttggcccctcaagcctgcaccaccatttaataagattatggctgatctgatcatggactcagctccacttccctgcccactccgtataaccctttactcccttatcgctcaaaaatctgtctatctctgtcttaaatatattcaatgacccagcctccacagctctctggggcagagaattccacagatatgcaacctctgggggaagaaattactccatctgttttaaatgggtggccctttagtctgagactatgcccgctagttctcgtttcccctatgagtagaaatatcctctctgcatccaacttgtcgagaccccgcattatcttatacgtttcgataagatcacctctcatccttcagaactccaattgggggtggagtgtagaatgtttcagtataaggggtgtcgcagttgtgtgaggcggactggttggactgggtgctctttgcctttctgtcattgttcataggtttatatgtaacctttagggctgctgaccaagggccgtgtggctcttagtCGGCGGGCGcagacgatgggccgaaatggtctccttctgcgctgtaaatttctatgtttctaagtttcactgaatacaggcccaacctactcaacctatcctcataagtcaatcctctcatctccggaatcaatctaattatcttctctgaacagcctccaatgcaagtatatccttccttaaatacggagaccaaaactatacgcagtactccaggtgtggcctcaccaataccctgtacagttgtagcaggacttctctgcttttataatctatcccccttgcaataaaggacaacattccatttgctttcctgatcacttgctgtacctgcaaactaaccttttgtgttttgtgcacaaggaaccccagatccctctgtactgcagcactttacaattttcccttcatccaagtcattattatagattgtagatagttgaGGCCATCCGGAAAATAACCTATTTATCCAGACTCTTGTTAACtagcctggcttgatggtaatggtagagggaAAGGCCAGGCCATGTTAAGATCGTGGTGTAATACAATTccactgctgatggcccacagcctcgtggatacccagttttgagccgCTAGATCTACTCTTAACACATTAATGACACATTATAGTTGGTAGCCTCAGGTCTTCATATGGATTATGAAATTAAGAGATTGAGGTTAGGATGCAAAAACGCAATGTAAGGATTAGGAGCAAGCAACCCCATATTTTTTACCAGTTACCAATTTCTCAAAATCAATTCCCCAAGGATTTGTCTTTTCCAAGAAACAATttagtggctcttaaaagagcctttCTGTTGAGATTTTTCTtatcccgttccttcaaccaccgaacCCATATAGAGTTCGTCCTTGGCGCTTCAGGGCATAAACCACATCCatagcagtgaccgtcttgcgtttGGCGTGTTCGGTGTAGGTGACAGAGTCCCTGATGATGTTCTCCAAGAAAACCTTCAGGACTCCGCGAGTCTCCTCGTAGATGAGTCCCGAGATACGTTTCACGCCACCTCGACGAGCCAAGCGACGGATGGCGGGTTTGGTAATCCCCTGAATGTTGTCTCGGAGGACTTTACGGTGACGCTTCGCACCACCTTTACCCAAACCCTTGCCTCCTTTACCTCGCCCAGACATATTTAAAGCAGGAACCGGAGTTCGCTATTGTTGAATTGACCCAGCCGACGACCTTTTACACCATCGCTGCGGACCTGGTTGAAGAACCAAAGAGGGGCGGAGTCCGAGGACACCGCGTCACCCGCCTTCTGTCTGCGCTCAAAAAAATGACACTCAACCAAATGATTCAAAATTGCTGAATAAATATTAATAGTTAAGCAAAAAATAACACGCTGATCATTAGTCGAACTGCAATAATATGAGAGTGAAACGGATTACTCTCGTGGaaaaaagtacatttattttggCACGTTCACAACAACAAAAATTCACATTTTGAAACGAATCTGAGGCCCTCATTCAGTAACGAATGAGTCTTGAGACTCAACGCCAATTGCAAATTTTAGAGGCGCAACAACAAACATCGTGGTTCTGAATTTACAAGGCGAAGTGATGTGTTCATCTCACAAATTATCTGTCATTTTACTGGCGTTCGCTTTGTCTCCTGGAATGACAATTTACATCTCCCTTCCAACAAGCTCACTTACTGCACTTTCTGTAAGAAGAAACTTAACTCTCAAGTTATCGGTTAAAGTGAAagtaactgggcaaatctgttattgCGAATGTGTGTTTTTTAGCACGGCCGTTTACTGGTAGTTTTCTTGGCTTATTGCACAGGTCTAAAACTCTAATTTATAGTGATTGAATTTTCATTCTTGCTCATTTTCATGAAATTCTCACAAAATTTCAAGAGCTAAAGCTACCTTCAAGCAGCTTGGTCTCCTCTTTTGAGACTTTGTACAGTTCTACCAATCAACCTGTTAACTCCATCAAGACCAATTCCATCTAAAACTTGAATATAGCTTCCAACGCAGGAGAGGTCTTCAATCATCATCATAATCCTGAAGCGGATATAAGAAAACAAAGTTTGACATTATTTAGGCATTCATTCTTACAACTTcaactccctctctctatataactTTTTGGAGTTTTCTCTGTTTTGCTGAAACTATTGTAGTAattgtccctctgttcctcctaaGCACCAAATAGACCATCCTACACACCTTCCTCTTCCGGCATTCTCAGTGATTGACTCAAGATTCATTGCATTGTCTCCTAGTCTCTTTAATTCGTACGCAGGACCTAGACtttatggaacataagaacataagaaataggagcaggattgggctatttggcccctcaagcctgctccgccgctcagtaagattatggctgatctggaatTTTATACTTTTCTGCCTTTCTTTCCTCTTACATGCTACAGGCTCTTAAATCTTAAACTTGGTGTCACCCTACCACTGTTCTTGATTTGCCTCATCTCTTCAACCATGGTGCTGTGGGCCTTGGTTCTTTGCCTAGATTACACAATAATCTAGGGAACATATGGATGTGGACCATAGGTCAGTTAAAAACATCAAGGAATCGATAAAAAAAAGTTTAAGTATGTGCAATTGCATGCTTAAAAGATAAAGATGTTCGATTTGACATATACATagctgtccagggccacgccgtggatcttgatgactgggggggggggcagtgctgtgcggcgaggacaggctggtggaggacctttgtcttacggatgtttagcgtaaggcctatgctttcgtatgcttcagtaaatatgtcgactatgtcctggagttcagcctctgtgtgtgcacagacgcaggcatcatctgcgtactgtagcttgacgacagaggttggggtggtcttggacctggcctggagacggagaaggttgaacagcttcccactggttctgtagtttagttccactccagcggggaacttgttgactgtgaggtggagcatggtggcgaggaagattgagaagagggttggggcgatgatgcagccctgcttgaccccggtccggaggtggattgggtctgtgatggatccgttggtaaggatcacggcctgcatgtcatcgtggagcaggcggaggatggtgatgaacttttgggggcgtccgaaatggaggaggacgctccatagaccctcgcggttgacagtgtcaaaggcctttgtaaggtcgaagaaggccatgtataagggctggtgctgtcccctgtattttttctgcagctgtcatgctgcaaaaatcatgtccgtggtgccccgtagggaacgaaatgCACACTGCgtcttcgggaggagctcctcagccacagggagaagacggttgaggaggacactagcgacgactttcccagtggttgataacagggagattcctctgtagttgccacagtcggatttgtccccttttttaaagatggtcacgatcactgcacttCTG
The DNA window shown above is from Pristiophorus japonicus isolate sPriJap1 chromosome 19, sPriJap1.hap1, whole genome shotgun sequence and carries:
- the LOC139229737 gene encoding histone H4-like, with the protein product MSGRGKGGKGLGKGGAKRHRKVLRDNIQGITKPAIRRLARRGGVKRISGLIYEETRGVLKVFLENIIRDSVTYTEHAKRKTVTAMDVVYALKRQGRTLYGFGG
- the LOC139230122 gene encoding histone H1-like, translated to MGRDQSAPATLPPPVAPVLPLSSPDEVGSLNIAGEVKKKRRPYRHKKFGCTVAEQIMKAVAATRQRRGLSMATMKKMLSASGCKVTRHDSRLSRAVRGLVAKCSMVRTAGDAIASVKLGNNVEVAAAKESQPAGQASRRRRAAVKRPAKKPKRPAAARKKRKVATKSRRGRRPVVLRKGARWKVTKVRRVARRPTETPAAQTPPASVKSEELVDHNTGSFQGR